From one Lolium rigidum isolate FL_2022 chromosome 4, APGP_CSIRO_Lrig_0.1, whole genome shotgun sequence genomic stretch:
- the LOC124646880 gene encoding replication protein A 70 kDa DNA-binding subunit C-like, giving the protein MGGEAEVNLTHGAVAAMSRMVQGLRPVLQLPEAPRPTWMVGGHTELYGLLLSDGVHSQKGMLATSLNGLVKAGLLRGGSVVRVLDYICNNSVENPRVIAVIQLEILQTECTLIGSPTFFDPNVSQPKLRSYSDSLGIHRHCMISGAEQGVTNIGCYPDQSLLDSSNAARVEIMQRPYDLVPTPNTIDAKMQQLSLKSYQSQVPSTVGGFDSPGNTYGQPVQSLCEQTPPMYLNRYPVVNSEAHLIPISALTPYQSRWTIKVRVTGKTEPGYLGKAKIFSFDLIDANGGEIRATGLNSAIDLFYDKIVPGNVYLISGGLVKPVPKMLNPLNSDYQIILVPTTSIEIYSGDDSGIPGQKHNFRQISEIENMENDAMVDLLGVVTSVSPSVTLVKNAFKTHKRTIHLKDMSGQAMAITLWGNSCSAEGQQLELQLKYGLSPILSLKFGSVVSGFSGKSVCTTSSSQLKINPDLPEAQKLRQWYATQSKNNVCRTIAQIKENFGMLGQPDLITVVAAISYVRTDVFCYPACTLMFNDKQCNKKVTANGDGWWCKSCLRSSETCDYRYLLLCQIQDHSGSSYATAFHEAAEEMIGHTAQELYMIQNNEQDAAKVEEIMRGVLWGKYLFKLRVKEGAQHGVKLGIVKAEKFDPSDMSRHVLGEIDNLLKGNSSSASGTQGIVTPSVGRTNLQARLTARTSNNASGTETIGGTSLMIQ; this is encoded by the exons ATGGGGGGCGAGGCGGAGGTGAACCTGACCCACGGGGCCGTGGCGGCGATGTCCCGGATGGTGCAGGGGCTGCGGCCGGTGCTGCAGTTGCCGGAGGCGCCGCGGCCAACCTGGATGGTGGGTGGCCACACGGAGCTCTACGGCCTCCTGCTCTCCGACGGCGTGCACTCCCAGAAGGGGATGCTCGCCACCTCCTTGAACGGCCTCGTCAAGGCtggcctcctccgcggcggctcCGTCGTCCGCGTCCTCGACTACATCTGCAACAACTCCGTCGAGAACCCGAG GGTCATTGCTGTCATCCAACTGGAAATACTGCAAACTGAGTGCACGCTGATTGGGAGTCCCACATTCTTTGATCCTAATGTCTCTCAACCTAAGTTGAGATCATATTCTGATAGCCTGGGCATCCATAGGCATTGTATGATCTCAGGGGCCGAACAAGGTGTTACCAACATAGGATGCTATCCTGACCAGAGCTTGTTGGATTCTTCTAATGCTGCAAGGGTAGAGATTATGCAGCGACCTTATGATTTAGTGCCCACACCAAACACAATAGATGCCAAGATGCAGCAGCTTTCACTGAAATCTTATCAGAGCCAAGTTCCTTCAACAGTTGGAGGCTTTGACAGTCCTGGCAATACTTATGGGCAGCCTGTGCAGTCTTTGTGTGAACAAACACCTCCAATGTATTTGAATAGATACCCTGTCGTTAACAGTGAAGCTCATCTCATCCCAATTTCTGCGTTAACTCCATACCAAAGCAGATGGACAATCAAGGTCAGGGTAACTGGAAAGACCGAACCAGGCTACTTAGGCAAAGCAAAAATCTTCTCTTTTGATCTGATTGATGCAAATGGTGGAGAAATTCGTGCAACAGGTTTAAATTCTGCCATTGACCTGTTCTACGACAAAATTGTGCCTGGAAATGTGTACTTGATATCTGGAGGATTGGTAAAACCTGTACCAAAGATGCTTAACCCTTTAAACAGTGATTATCAGATTATTCTGGTTCCTACAACATCTATAGAAATTTATTCTGGTGATGATAGCGGCATCCCTGGACAGAAACACAATTTTAGACAGATCAGTGAAATAGAAAATATGGAGAATGATGCCATGGTAGATTTGCTTGGGGTTGTTACATCAGTTAGTCCTTCAGTTACATTAGTAAAGAATGCCTTCAAAACCCATAAAAGAACCATTCATCTGAAGGACATGAGTGGTCAGGCTATGGCGATAACCCTCTGGGGAAACTCTTGTAGTGCTGAAGGCCAGCAGCTGGAGCTGCAGTTGAAATATGGTTTGAGCCCTATACTTTCCTTGAAGTTTGGCAGTGTTGTCAGCGGATTCAGTGGCAAGTCTGTGTGCACAACCAGCTCAAGTCAGCTAAAAATAAACCCAGACTTACCTGAGGCACAAAAGCTGAGGCAATGGTATGCAACTCAGtcgaagaacaatgtttgcagaacCATTGCGCAGATCAAGGAGAACTTTGGGATGCTAGGTCAACCTGACTTGATCACTGTTGTGGCTGCAATTTCGTATGTGCGCACTGATGTCTTCTGCTACCCAGCTTGCACCTTGATGTTTAATGATAAGCAATGCAACAAAAAAGTCACAGCTAATGGTGATGGGTGGTGGTGCAAGAGTTGCCTCCGGAGCTCCGAAACTTGTGACTATAGGTACTTGCTTCTGTGTCAGATCCAAGACCACAGTGGTTCTTCCTACGCTACTGCCTTCCATGAGGCGGCTGAGGAGATGATTGGCCATACCGCACAAGAGCTTTATATGATACAAAATAACGAGCAAGATGCTGCAAAAGTCGAGGAAATCATGCGGGGGGTCCTTTGGGGTAAATACCTGTTCAAGTTGAGAGTCAAGGAGGGAGCCCAGCACGGTGTGAAGCTCGGCATAGTTAAGGCTGAGAAGTTCGACCCGTCGGATATGAGTCGTCATGTCCTGGGAGAGATCGACAACCTTTTGAAGGGCAATTCATCCTCAGCTTCAGGGACACAAGGCATCGTGACCCCAAGTGTCGGTCGCACAAATTTGCAGGCCAGGCTAACTGCTCGAACCTCCAACAACGCCTCTGGCACCGAGACTATCGGTGGCACAAGTTTGATGATCCAGTAG